In Anaerolineales bacterium, the following are encoded in one genomic region:
- the malQ gene encoding 4-alpha-glucanotransferase — translation MLFTRESGILLPVSALPGRFGIGDLGPGAQAWLDFVAATRTRWWQVLPLGPTGYGDSPYASYSSFAGNPDLISPELLVQDGLLDEAHWQSAPSFSGERVNYQLVHYWKRSLFQVAYLRLKDHAQLQADFDAFRQEQSGWLDNYTLFMALKDQEAELPWSAWPAGVRDRRPEALAEARQIHAATISFYAFEQFLFFRQWSALRARAGELGIGIIGDLPIYVSEDSADVWAARELFEIDEAGKPLRVAGVPPDMFSETGQRWGNPLYRWETHKQQGYAWWLARLQAVLSLVDVLRLDHFRGFANYYAIPADEPTAVHGTWEFGPGADFFETVRERLGNLPLIAEDLGGEGEPIVTSLRDRFHLPGMRVFQFAFDTDMDHIFLPHNYPVNCVAYTGTHDNDTVVGWFAKAPESERRFCLEYLNSNGIHVAWDMLHSLWASPAALTVAPIQDFLEFGTEARFNLPGTSLGNWAWRLDGDLLTADLAARIAALNAEGERAVG, via the coding sequence GTGGCTGCCACGCGCACGCGTTGGTGGCAGGTGCTGCCGCTGGGGCCTACCGGTTACGGCGATTCGCCTTATGCGTCCTATTCTTCTTTTGCCGGTAACCCCGACCTGATCAGCCCAGAACTGCTGGTGCAAGATGGCCTGCTGGATGAGGCCCATTGGCAAAGTGCGCCCAGTTTCTCCGGCGAGCGGGTCAATTACCAGTTGGTGCATTACTGGAAGCGCAGTTTGTTCCAGGTTGCCTACTTGCGTTTGAAGGACCACGCGCAGCTGCAAGCGGATTTTGATGCCTTCCGTCAGGAACAGTCTGGCTGGTTGGATAACTACACCTTGTTCATGGCGCTCAAAGACCAGGAGGCTGAGTTGCCCTGGTCTGCCTGGCCGGCTGGGGTGCGAGACCGCCGGCCTGAAGCCCTGGCGGAGGCCCGCCAGATCCATGCCGCCACAATTTCGTTCTACGCCTTTGAGCAGTTCCTCTTCTTCCGCCAGTGGAGCGCACTGCGCGCCCGCGCTGGCGAACTGGGCATCGGCATCATTGGCGATTTGCCGATTTATGTCTCCGAAGACAGTGCGGATGTGTGGGCGGCGCGTGAACTCTTCGAGATCGATGAAGCCGGCAAGCCGCTGCGCGTGGCCGGGGTGCCGCCAGACATGTTTTCAGAGACCGGCCAGCGCTGGGGTAACCCGCTCTACCGCTGGGAGACACACAAACAGCAGGGCTATGCCTGGTGGCTGGCCCGCCTGCAAGCGGTATTAAGCTTGGTGGACGTGCTGCGCTTGGACCACTTCCGCGGCTTTGCCAACTATTACGCCATCCCGGCCGATGAACCCACAGCCGTGCATGGGACCTGGGAGTTCGGGCCGGGAGCCGATTTCTTTGAGACCGTGCGCGAACGGCTGGGCAATCTGCCCTTGATCGCGGAAGACCTGGGGGGCGAAGGCGAGCCGATCGTCACCAGCTTGCGCGATCGTTTCCATTTACCTGGGATGCGCGTCTTCCAGTTCGCTTTTGACACCGACATGGACCACATCTTCCTGCCGCACAACTACCCGGTCAACTGCGTCGCCTATACAGGTACCCACGACAATGACACGGTGGTAGGCTGGTTTGCCAAGGCGCCGGAGAGCGAACGCAGGTTTTGCCTGGAATACCTCAACAGCAACGGCATCCATGTTGCCTGGGATATGCTGCACAGTCTGTGGGCCTCCCCCGCTGCTTTGACAGTGGCCCCCATTCAGGATTTTCTGGAATTTGGCACTGAAGCCCGCTTCAACCTTCCCGGTACCTCGTTGGGCAACTGGGCCTGGCGGCTGGACGGCGACCTGCTGACCGCAGACCTGGCCGCCCGCATTGCCGCGCTGAACGCCGAGGGCGAGAGGGCGGTTGGCTGA